CAAGCAAGTGCTGGATTCTCCGGAAAACAGCTTGGTATCAGTCCTGGAGCGCAGGCTTGACGAACTGAACGAAGATGTCCGACGACTACGGGAGCAGCAGCATTTCATTATAGGCTTGCTCAAGAACAACAGCTTGTTGGAACGTATTACCGTGATGAACAAGCAGACTTGGGTGTCTCTTCTGAAAGCTTCAGGGTTCACCGAAGAGGAGATGGTCCGGTGGCACGTGGAATTCGAAAGGCTCTCGCCTGAAAAGCACGAACGATTCCTGAGATTCCTCTGTATCCCTGAAGACGAGATCCAGGCAATTAGGTCCTTGAGTATGTCGGCGGAGGGGTAAGATAAGGAAATTGGGGAGGAACTTCTTGTAAGAAGTTCCTCCCCAAACCCCACCTCAAGAACTTTTATTATTTGCCGGAATATTGGAATTTCTGAAAAGAAATTCCAATATTCCGGCAA
The sequence above is a segment of the Desulfomonile tiedjei DSM 6799 genome. Coding sequences within it:
- a CDS encoding MerR family transcriptional regulator, with amino-acid sequence MYTIGRLAKRFHLSRSALLYYDSIGLLNPSGRTEGDYRVYSEKDAKRLEQICTYRQAGLRLEDIKQVLDSPENSLVSVLERRLDELNEDVRRLREQQHFIIGLLKNNSLLERITVMNKQTWVSLLKASGFTEEEMVRWHVEFERLSPEKHERFLRFLCIPEDEIQAIRSLSMSAEG